One Strigops habroptila isolate Jane chromosome 19, bStrHab1.2.pri, whole genome shotgun sequence genomic window carries:
- the MIEN1 gene encoding migration and invasion enhancer 1, which translates to MCQRPEAAGPAAMGDGADTGTETGAGAGAERRVRIVVEYCEPCGFEPTYQELASAVREEYPDIEIESRLGGTGAFEIEINGQLVFSKLENGGFPYEKDLIEAIRRARNGEPLEKITNSRPPCTIL; encoded by the exons ATGTGCCAGCGCCCGGAAGCGGCGGGACCGGCGGCGATGGGTGACGGCGCCGATACCGGGACCGAgaccggggccggggccggggccgagCGGCGGGTCCGCATCGTGGTGGAGTATTG CGAGCCCTGCGGCTTCGAGCCCACGTACCAGGAGCTGGCGAGCGCCGTGCGGGAGGAGTACCCCGACATCGAGATCGAGTCCCGGCTCGGGGGCACCG GTGCCTTCGAGATCGAGATCAACGGGCAGCTGGTCTTCTCCAAGCTGGAGAATGGAGGCTTCCCCTATGAGAAAGAT CTGATCGAAGCGATTCGCAGGGCGAGGAATGGGGAACCACTGGAGAAAATCACCAACAGCCGCCCCCCCTGCACCATCCTGTAG